The genomic segment AAGTAGTTATAGACCCGCAGGGGCCAGTGGTCAATGGCTCCAAGTTTAGATGGGAGAGTAAACAAAGTgatcatcagtttagtttatggtcacctgcagcgaggtagagtgaaaagcatttgttcctACACGGTGCTCGTGGTGTAGGAACAGCGGCCAGGCTCACACACTCAACATCCATCACATCTTTATGTTCAAATATAACAACAGGTGTGTTGAGACTTACAATGACATTGTCAGGTTTAGCGGCTCCGGATCCCGGTCGTCACCAtgccaggcgggggggggggggtgcaaggggagagggtgggggcaaggggagagggtgggggcaaggggagagggtgggggaaaggggagagggtggggtgagTTGGTGACCCCAAGGGGGAGCCGGGAGGGGggcgaggggaggagggtgggtacAAGAGGATCTCCGCTTGTTGAGGGGGTCGCGGGTTCAGACTAAGGACCTGCCGGTCTGGACTGAGACCAGAGAAACTTCCTCATGTTTGTTTTCTAAGGAACCAAGGTGCAGATTTTCTTCAGCTGATCTCTGCTTCGCGCTCTGACTGTCCGTCTCACCTTTGACCAGCAGAGGGAGCAGCTCGGTCTCATTCCCATCAACCCGAGAGGAAGTTGAGGACAGAAGCGTCGATGCATCTTCTGCACTTGCACCGCTACTGCCTGACATTGGGCACTGGCACTGGGCACAGGGCACTGACACTGGCACTGAGCACTGGCACTGGGACTTGACACCGGCACTGGGCACTGGCATTGGGCACTGGCACCAGCACTGGGCGCTGGCACTTGGCACCGGCACCGGCATTGGGCACTGGCACTTGACACCGGCACTTGGCACTGGGCACTGGCACTTGGCACCGGCACCGGCATTGGGCACTGGCACTTGACACCGGCACTTGGCACTGACACTGGGCACTGGGCACTGGGCGCTGGCACTTGACACCGGCACTGACATTGGGCACTGGCACTTGACACCGGCACTGGGCACTGGGACTTGACACCGGCACTGGGCACTGGCACTGGGCACTGGCACTTGACACCGGCACTGGGCACTGGGACTTGACACCGGCATTGGGCACTGACATTGGGCACTGGCACTTGACACCGGCACTGGGCACTGGGACTTGACACTGGCACTGGGCACTGACACTGGGCACTGGCACTGGGCACTGGGCACTTGACACCGACACTGGGCATTGGGCACTGGCACTTGACACCGGCATTGGGCACTGGCACTTGACACCGGCACTGGGCACTGGCACTTGACACCGGTACTGGGCATGGGCACTGGCAATTGACACCGGCACCTGGCACTGGCACCGTGACCAGGGCAAGGCTCACGCTGTCTCCGTGGACCAATGAGGCCTTTGATAAAGTTGTGCATGGCAGACTGCGGGATCCAGGGGGAGTTGCgactggatagagaactggcttcatggaaggaagtagtGGGTGATTGTGGGAGGTTGTATTTCAGATTGGAGGCCCGCGTCTAGCTACATGCCTCAGGTATTTCACATGTTTTCAAGGGGTAGgagtgagatgaagaaaaacttcttcacccagagagttgtgaatctgtggaattctctgccacacaaggcagtggaggccaattcactgggtgttttcaagagagagttagatttagctcttagggctaacggaatcaagggatatgggggagaaagcaggagcggggtactgattgtggatgatgagccatgatggcGGTGCAggaccgaagggccgaatggtcaactcctgcatctatttttctatgtttctatgtattggtgCTGAGtctattgctgtttgtggtttatatttgGATAAGGATGTACAAGACATAATTAGCATGAAAGCAACGTGGTGGTggtacaggatcttgatcagttgggctaaGGGATGGTTGATGGAGGAAGGTGAGGTGTGAATTCTCTAATTGTCAGTAACTTCTACACACACTAccctaccccttccccccccccccccccccccccccccccccaaacatcgcccatcctttttctccagagatgctgcctgtcccgctgagttactccagcactttgcgactatcttcggtgtaaaccagcatctgcagttccttcctacacactttgtcGGCAGTTCCACGGCCAGCGGGCGCGACCATCAGATCTCATTGACATGGGATATTCCCTGACCATTGTTTCAGCGAGAAAGTGGACATTTGCTGTGCCGGCCACGTCTCACAACCTCTCTGCTGCTTCAGGCGagaccctcccaccctcccctcgcGAACATCGGCAAACCTCCCGGTGGAGATATAAGTGAAGGTATCGGCGCAGACACGTGCAGGTGAGGGTGAGGCTGATGCAACGCTGAACTTTATTACCAAAACGTTAAAATACAGGAACATTTTTTGTAACAATTGCCACGATTTCGAGCGGCCACACCTGGAGCAGTGTATgggtcagaccacacctggagccgtGTGTATaggtcagaccacacctggagccgtGTGTATgggtcagaccacacctggagccgtGTGTATAGGTCAGGCCACACCTGGAGCAGTGTATGGGTCAGGCCACACCTGGAGCCGTGGGTATGGTTGTACACGGATTAATgaccaggtgctggtttaaacagaagatagacacaaagctggagtaactcagtgggacaagtaagtgagttactccagctttttgtgtcagggCGATTATAGACACAtggctgggggagggatgggactGGCAGCGACGTTCTGGGCTACAGATGGGTGGGATTAATCAAGGGGAAGGGGGATACCACGGGAATGGGGGGAGGGTGGAAAGGGGGCAAACAAGCTTTGGGAGAATGTAACGGAGTTTCACTGGGACAGGCCGACCGGATCTCGCCCCCGACCCCGGGTGTCgtgcctctcccccccctccgggGCCGCGGGAGGGTCTACCGGGTCACGGTGCTGATATCGGTGTTGAGGTTGAAGGCGCGGCTGGAACTCAGGCTGTTCGGCCTCGCTCTCCGGCGCCAGCGACCCAGACACCGGAGCAAGTTGCTGCGGAACTTGACGCCCACGAAGGCGTAGACTAGCGGGTTGAGACAACAGCGGGTGTAGGCCAGGCTGCTGGTCACCTGCAGCGCCAGGTCTCGCCGCTTGATCTGCTCACACTCCAACCCCGCCCTGCCTCGCACCGTGTCCAGCAGCAACATGATGTTGTAGGGTGTCTGACACAAGACGAATACCAGACCGACCAGCAGAACCATGCGGACTGTCCGGTGCTTCTCCAAGCCGCGCACCTGCAGCAAGGTGCGAACAATCACTGAGTAGCAGAAGGTCATGACCAGAAGGGGTAGCAGAAAACCCAGCAACATCTCGACGGCCGGAGTGGCCACCCGCATCCAACTGTTGAGGCCGGCGGTGTAGGCGAGGGGGCAGAGGCGGGCGGAGTACTGCTTCACCCGGCTGTAGAGGAGGTGAGGGACACTGAGCAGCAACGAACTGACCCAGACAGCCAGACAGATGTGGCGGCAGAGGCGCAGCTGGCGAGAGCGCAGTCTCCGCGCCGCCCGGGCCCACACGATGGAGAAGTAGCGGTCGATGCTGATACACATGAGTAGCAGGAAACCGCTGTACAGGTTCACCTTGTACACAGTGTGTACTAGCGCGCACAACACCGGGCCAAAGACCGAGCCGGGCTGCGAGGCGGCGGCATGGAAGGGCAACGTGAACAGAAACAGCAGGTCGGCCACGGCCAGATTGAGCAGGTAGATGTCAGTTACTAATAACCGCTGGTGTTGCGCGTATGTCGCCAACACCAACCCGTT from the Amblyraja radiata isolate CabotCenter1 chromosome 16, sAmbRad1.1.pri, whole genome shotgun sequence genome contains:
- the ccr10 gene encoding C-C chemokine receptor type 10, whose translation is MSPTDVPQEEFSTNTDDYSEYPQLCDKSELQRLVVLLQPCVYSLVFTLGVLGNGLVLATYAQHQRLLVTDIYLLNLAVADLLFLFTLPFHAAASQPGSVFGPVLCALVHTVYKVNLYSGFLLLMCISIDRYFSIVWARAARRLRSRQLRLCRHICLAVWVSSLLLSVPHLLYSRVKQYSARLCPLAYTAGLNSWMRVATPAVEMLLGFLLPLLVMTFCYSVIVRTLLQVRGLEKHRTVRMVLLVGLVFVLCQTPYNIMLLLDTVRGRAGLECEQIKRRDLALQVTSSLAYTRCCLNPLVYAFVGVKFRSNLLRCLGRWRRRARPNSLSSSRAFNLNTDISTVTR